The following are encoded in a window of Ricinus communis isolate WT05 ecotype wild-type chromosome 4, ASM1957865v1, whole genome shotgun sequence genomic DNA:
- the LOC8272624 gene encoding KRR1 small subunit processome component encodes MEGEIETKKKHKGKHDKPKPWDEDPNIDRWKIEKFDPSWNEGGMLEVSSFSTLFPQYREKYLQEVWPMVKSAIKEYGVACELNLVEGSMTVSTTRKTRDPYIIVKARDLIKLLSRSVPAPQAIKILHDEMQCDIIKIGNLVRKKERFVKRRQHLVGPNSSTLKALEILTGCYILVQGNTVAAMGSFKGLKQVRKIVEDCIQNKLHPVYHIKILMMKKELEKDPALQNENWDRFLPKFKKKNVKHNKVKRKEKKPYTPFPPEQQPSKVDRELESGEYFLNNQKKQAKKWQEKQERQAEKTAENKRKRDTAFVPPEEHRDQDAGKSEDKNNDVAAIALSIKKKAKDFGKKNAVENINAEEYIAASGELPKKKKIKACLV; translated from the exons ATGGAAGGAGAAATAGAGACGAAGAAGAAGCACAAAGGAAAGCACGACAAGCCGAAGCCATGGGACGAGGACCCGAACATAGACCGTTGGAAGATTGAGAAATTTGACCCTTCATGGAATGAAGGCGGAATGCTCGAAGTCAGTTCTTTCTCTACTCTCTTCCCTCAATACAGAG AAAAGTACTTGCAAGAAGTGTGGCCAATGGTGAAATCTGCTATCAAAGAGTACGGTGTTGCGTGTGAGCTTAATCTg GTTGAGGGGTCAATGACGGTTTCAACTACTAGAAAAACTAGGGATCCTTATATTATAGTTAAAGCTAGAGATCTCATAAAGCTTTTATCAAGGAGTGTTCCTGCTCCTCAG GCAATTAAAATTCTGCATGATGAGATGCAATGCGACATTATCAAGATTGGCAACTTGGTGCGCAAGAAG GAGAGATTTGTTAAAAGAAGGCAGCATCTTGTGGGTCCAAATTCTTCCACTTTGAAG GCACTTGAGATTTTGACAGGCTGCTACATTTTAGTTCAG GGAAACACTGTGGCTGCTATGGGTTCGTTTAAAGGTTTAAAACAAGTCAGAAAGATCGTGGAAGACTGCATCCAGAATAAACTGCATCCCGTATACCATATCAAG ATTCTCATGATGAAGAAAGAGCTTGAAAAGGATCCAGCACTTCAAAACGAAAACTGGGATAGGTTCCTTCCAAAGTTTAAGAA GAAAAATGTCAAACACAATAAGGTTAAGAGGAAAGAGAAGAAACCATACACACCATTCCCTCCTGAACAACAACCCAGTAAG GTTGATCGAGAACTGGAATCCGGAGAATACTTTTTGAACAACCAAAAGAAGCAAGCAAAGAAGTGGCAAGAGAAGCAGGAGAGGCAGGCAGAAAAAACAGctgaaaacaaaagaaaacgaGACACTGCATTTGTTCCTCCTGAG GAGCACAGAGACCAGGATGCAGGAAAATCCGaggataaaaataatgatgtgGCCGCCATTGCCCTGTCTATTAAG AAAAAGGCGAAGGACTTTGGGAAGAAAAATGCTGTTGAGAATATCAATGCAGAAGAATATATTGCTGCATCAGGCGAGCTacccaagaaaaagaaaatcaaagcaTGTTTAGTATAG
- the LOC8272623 gene encoding elongation factor 2: protein MVKFTAEELRRIMDYKHNIRNMSVIAHVDHGKSTLTDSLVAAAGIIAQEVAGDVRMTDTRQDEAERGITIKSTGISLYYEMTDESLKNYKGERQGNEYLINLIDSPGHVDFSSEVTAALRITDGALVVVDCIEGVCVQTETVLRQALGERIRPVLTVNKMDRCFLELQVDGEEAYQTFSRVIENANVIMATYEDPLLGDCQVYPEKGTVAFSAGLHGWAFTLTNFAKMYASKFGVDESKMMERLWGENFFDPATKKWTSKNSGSATCKRGFVQFCYEPIKQIINTCMNDQKDKLWPMLQKLGVTMKSEEKELMGKALMKRVMQTWLPASSALLEMMIFHLPSPAKAQRYRVENLYEGPLDDPYATAIRNCDAEGPLMLYVSKMIPASDKGRFFAFGRVFAGKVSTGLKVRIMGPNYVPGEKKDLYVKSVQRTVIWMGKRQETVEDVPCGNTVAMVGLDQFITKNATLTNEKEVDAHPIRAMKFSVSPVVRVAVQCKVASDLPKLVEGLKRLAKSDPMVVCSIEESGEHIIAGAGELHLEICLKDLQDDFMGGAEIIKSDPVVSFRETVLEKSCRVVMSKSPNKHNRLYMEARPMEEGLAEAIDDGRIGPRDDPKVRAKILSEEFGWDKDLAKKIWCFGPETTGPNMVVDMCKGVQYLNEIKDSVVAGFQWASKEGALAEENMRGICFEVCDVVLHADAIHRGGGQVIPTARRVIYASQLTAKPRLLEPVYLVEIQAPEQALGGIYSVLNQKRGHVFEEMQRPGTPLYNIKAYLPVIESFGFSGTLRAATSGQAFPQCVFDHWDMMSSDPMEAGSQAAQLVTDIRKRKGLKEQMTPLSEFEDKL, encoded by the exons ATG GTGAAGTTCACAGCGGAAGAGCTTCGTCGTATTATGGACTACAAGCACAATATTCGTAATATGTCTGTTATTGCCCATGTCGATCATG GGAAATCAACACTTACCGATTCTCTTGTGGCTGCTGCTGGTATCATAGCACAAGAAGTTGCTGGTGATGTCCGTATGACTGACACTCGCCAGGATGAGGCAGAGCGTGGTATCACAATCAAATCTACTGGTATCTCACTCTACTATGAGATGACGGATGAGTCCCTTAAGAACTACAAGGGAGAGAGACAAGGCAATGAGTATCTTATCAATCTCATTGATTCTCCTGGACACGTCGACTTCTCATCTGAAGTCACTGCTGCTCTTCGTATTACTGATGGTGCACTTGTGGTGGTTGACTGCATTGAGGGTGTTTGTGTCCAGACTGAAACTGTTCTTCGCCAGGCTTTGGGTGAAAGGATAAGGCCTGTGTTGACTGTCAACAAAATGGACAGGTGCTTCCTTGAACTCCAGGTTGATGGTGAAGAGGCTTATCAAACATTTTCGAGGGTCATCGAAAATGCTAATGTCATCATGGCCACCTATGAAGATCCCCTTCTTGGTGATTGTCAGGTTTACCCAGAGAAAGGAACTGTTGCATTCTCAGCTGGATTGCATGGTTGGGCTTTTACTCTGACAAACTTTGCCAAGATGTATGCCTCAAAGTTTGGAGTTGACGAGTCTAAGATGATGGAGAGACTATGGGGTGAGAATTTCTTTGATCCTGCAACCAAGAAGTGGACTAGCAAGAACTCTGGCTCTGCAACTTGCAAGCGTGGCTTTGTGCAGTTCTGTTATGAGCCTATCAAACAGATCATTAACACTTGCATGAATGACCAGAAGGATAAATTGTGGCCAATGTTGCAAAAACTTGGTGTTACTATGAAGTCCGAGGAGAAGGAATTGATGGGCAAGGCCCTGATGAAGCGTGTGATGCAAACTTGGCTCCCTGCCAGCAGTGCTCTCCTGGAAATGATGATCTTTCACCTTCCCTCTCCTGCCAAGGCCCAGAGGTATCGTGTTGAGAACTTGTATGAGGGTCCCCTTGATGATCCTTATGCAACTGCAATCAGGAACTGTGATGCTGAAGGCCCCCTTATGCTTTATGTGTCCAAAATGATCCCTGCTTCTGATAAGGGTAGATTCTTTGCATTTGGTCGTGTGTTTGCTGGGAAGGTCTCAACTGGTCTGAAGGTGAGGATCATGGGTCCAAATTATGTCCCTGGTGAAAAGAAAGATTTGTATGTTAAGAGTGTTCAAAGAACTGTTATTTGGATGGGGAAAAGGCAGGAAACTGTTGAGGATGTTCCTTGTGGTAACACTGTGGCCATGGTTGGTTTGGATCAATTTATTACTAAGAATGCAACTTTGACCAATGAGAAGGAAGTTGATGCCCATCCTATTCGTGCAATGAAATTCTCTGTTTCTCCAGTCGTCCGTGTGGCAGTTCAGTGTAAAGTCGCATCTGATCTTCCCAAGCTTGTTGAAGGTCTCAAGCGTTTGGCCAAGTCAGATCCTATGGTTGTCTGTAGTATTGAGGAGTCTGGGGAACACATTATTGCTGGTGCAGGGGAGCTACACCTTGAGATCTGTTTGAAGGATTTGCAGGACGATTTCATGGGTGGAGCTGAGATCATCAAATCAGACCCTGTTGTGTCTTTCCGAGAGACTGTCCTAGAGAAATCCTGCCGTGTGGTAATGAGCAAGTCCCCAAACAAGCACAACCGTCTTTACATGGAGGCACGACCTATGGAGGAAGGGCTTGCTGAGGCTATTGATGATGGCCGTATTGGCCCAAGGGATGATCCTAAGGTTCGTGCAAAGATATTATCTGAGGAATTTGGCTGGGATAAGGATTTGGCAAAGAAGATATGGTGTTTTGGTCCTGAAACTACTGGGCCTAATATGGTTGTTGATATGTGTAAGGGAGTGCAatacttgaatgaaattaAAGATTCTGTTGTTGCTGGTTTCCAGTGGGCATCAAAGGAGGGTGCGTTGGCTGAAGAAAACATGAGAGGTATTTGCTTTGAAGTTTGTGATGTTGTTCTTCATGCTGATGCTATTCACAGGGGTGGTGGTCAGGTCATTCCAACTGCTAGGAGGGTTATTTACGCATCACAGCTAACAGCCAAGCCCAGGCTCCTTGAGCCAGTTTACTTGGTTGAGATTCAAGCCCCAGAGCAGGCTCTTGGTGGTATCTATAGTGTTCTTAATCAGAAACGTGGTCATGTGTTTGAGGAAATGCAGAGGCCTGGCACTCCTCTGTACAATATCAAGGCGTATCTACCAGTCATTGAGTCCTTTGGTTTCTCTGGCACTTTGAGGGCTGCCACATCTGGACAAGCCTTCCCGCAGTGCGTGTTTGATCATTGGGACATGATGTCTTCAGATCCAATGGAGGCAGGTTCACAGGCAGCACAGCTTGTAACAGACATCCGCAAGAGAAAAGGTTTGAAGGAACAGATGACACCTCTTTCCGAGTTTGAGGACAAGCTGTAA
- the LOC8272625 gene encoding DNA polymerase zeta processivity subunit, whose protein sequence is MERKENQSPLRQVSSETKLFRSFSFWVDLMSCNNSRNADETASILVEFLEVAITSIVSIKGVYPSGAFERRRYMNVVVQRAKHPQLRDYIHSAVSSLLPFIQKGLVERVAVIFLNNDNIPVERFIFKLAVNQAYGLNVEESGLEFSLRSFLKKLSVSAPLTRILPRDCRWEITAYFSSIPEVGTSKDAELWIPTDTKQWQQPPLLTPIKSMSSEPLCLQLYLEHPNLSQGILNH, encoded by the exons ATGGAGCGCAAAGAGAATCAATCTCCTCTGAGGCAGGTGTCTTCCGAAACTAAATTGTTtcgttctttttctttttgggtggATTTAATGTCTTGCAACAATTCGCGAAACGCAGACGAAACGGCTAGCATATTAGTGGAATTTTTGGAGGTAGCAATTACATCAATTGTGAGCATCAAAGGAGTATACCCTAGCGGTGCATTTGAAAGACGAAGGTACATGAATGTCGTGGTTCAAAGAGCTAAGCATCCTCAGCTTAGAGATTACATTCACTCTGCTGTTTCTTCTCTCCTTCCTTTTATCCAAAAG GGATTGGTTGAGAGGGTGGCAGTGATCTTTTTGAACAATGATAACATTCCAGTGGAAAGATTTATATTCAAGCTCGCAGTTAATCAGGCTTATGGACTGAATGTGGAAGAGAGTGGGTTGGAATTTTCTCTGAGATCATTCTTGAAGAAACTCTCTGTCTCAGCGCCTCTTACCAGGATTCTCCCACGCG ATTGCAGGTGGGAGATAACAGCCTACTTTAGCTCCATTCCTGAGGTTGGTACGAGCAAGGATGCAGAGTTGTGGATCCCCACCGACACAAAGCAATGGCAACAACCTCCATTGTTGACCCCAATCAAGTCCATGAGTAGTGAGCCTTTGTGTCTGCAATTGTACTTGGAACATCCGAATCTATCTCAAGGCATTCTTAACCACTAG